One genomic region from Argentina anserina chromosome 2, drPotAnse1.1, whole genome shotgun sequence encodes:
- the LOC126783840 gene encoding mexicain-like: protein MAFRLTLELILCVVLVSNLTVSRASSRSSGLFEAGDSANVSLVFDNWMEEHGRTYANSEEKAKRFAIFKAKRFDIENFNRHGNHSFTLGLNAFSDITYEEFDEIYGCSFFDISNTNPSSFSTFRYQDFKIDDLPESWDWRSQGAVTNVKIQGKCGACWAFATAAVVEGLTPFYNKPYGKLMNLSVQELITCSKPYGNKGCDGGGNAIRGLRYVTDYGLLREEEYPYRFADDQSCVKDPARDLPPPDIKISGYEVVPEFDEIALAKAVYHQPVAVMHSTSSRFINHRGGIFMDADGECAKNKISHTSTLVGFGTNALGEDYWIMKGSWGTSWGEHGYARIRRNTRNKRGVCNLANKPVFGYL from the exons ATGGCTTTCCGGTTAACTCTTGAACTTATACTATGCGTTGTCCTGGTGAGTAATTTAACAGTATCCAGAGCCTCATCACGATCATCAGGACTTTTTGAAGCTGGTGATTCTGCGAATGTTTCCCTAGTGTTTGATAATTGGATGGAAGAGCATGGGCGTACTTATGCAAACAGCGAGGAGAAGGCAAAGCGCTTTGCCATATTCAAGGCTAAGCGGTTTGACATAGAAAACTTCAACAGACATGGGAATCATAGTTTCACATTAGGCCTCAATGCATTCAGTGATATTACTTATGAAGAGTTCGatgagatatatggctgctccttttttgatatatcaaacACGAACCCTAGCTCATTCTCAACTTTTAGGTATCAAGATTTTAAAATTGATGATCTTCCTGAAAGTTGGGACTGGAGGTCACAAGGAGCTGTGACCAATGTCAAGATCCAAGGAAAATGTG GTGCTTGTTGGGCTTTTGCCACAGCAGCAGTAGTGGAAGGACTTACCCCTTTCTACAATAAACCTTATGGGAAACTTATGAACTTGTCTGTGCAAGAACTTATTACATGTTCTAAGCCATATGGCAACAAAGGCTGCGATGGTGGGGGTAACGCGATCCGTGGTCTGAGGTATGTAACGGATTATGGGCTCCTCCGTGAAGAAGAGTATCCGTACCGGTTTGCTGACGACCAGTCTTGTGTCAAGGATCCTGCTAGAGATTTACCTCCCCCTGATATAAAGATCTCTGGTTATGAAGTTGTGCCCGAGTTTGATGAAATTGCTCTGGCCAAGGCTGTTTACCATCAACCAGTTGCAGTCATGCACTCCACGAGCTCCAGGTTTATAAATCACAGAGGCGGTATTTTTATGGATGCAGATGGAGAGTGTGCGAAAAATAAGATCAGCCACACTAGTACACTCGTTGGCTTCGGTACAAATGCACTCGGTGAAGACTATTGGATTATGAAGGGTTCATGGGGCACCAGTTGGGGTGAACATGGTTATGCGAGAATCAGAAGAAATACTAGAAATAAGCGAGGTGTTTGTAACCTAGCAAACAAACCAGTATTTGGCTATCTTTGA
- the LOC126783841 gene encoding uncharacterized protein LOC126783841, whose protein sequence is MKKKKEVKLVKSLPSIVTFMKRKEKGLGGSLVNEQSEEHMEDIVEEHTNGNEIVDDLGHNATENDAEHNNNVNHADETSVNIFDSRVWYALDKNLVDLLVEKGPLRDLSIESAPPDKFTRRFSSRFYTRYLGNEEKYDREWLVYSKELDKVFCIC, encoded by the coding sequence atgaagaagaaaaaagaagtcaAGTTAGTTAAGTCTTTGCCCAGTATTGTTACAttcatgaaaagaaaagaaaaaggtctAGGTGGATCTTTGGTTAATGAACAATCAGAAGAGCACATGGAAGATATTGTGGAAGAACACACTAATGGAAATGAAATTGTAGATGATTTGGGTCATAATGCAACTGAGAATGATGCAGAgcataataataatgtaaatcATGCAGATGAGACTTCGGTGAATATTTTTGATTCTAGAGTTTGGTATGCCCTGGATAAAAATCTAGTAGATTTATTGGTAGAAAAGGGTCCTCTTAGAGATCTTTCCATAGAGAGTGCCCCGCCAGACAAGTTCACTAGACGTTTTAGTTCAAGATTCTACACTCGATATTTAGGGAATGAAGAGAAGTATGATAGAGAGTGGCTTGTGTACTCAAAAGAACTTGATAAAGTTTTCTGTATTTGTTAA